The sequence below is a genomic window from Acomys russatus chromosome 6, mAcoRus1.1, whole genome shotgun sequence.
aaaccctgtctcaaaaacctaaaaaaagaagaaaagaaaagaaaagaaaaaataaaatccctgGAGCAGATAGATgcctttaggaggtagaggtgggagtCAGGATAAAGTTGAGATCTGGGTCAGGTGACCTCTCATGACATTGTTTCCTCTTCTGTAGGAAGGTCAGTTACACTGAaaacacagaggggggagggagaaagggggagagggagggaggaggaagggagagagagagggagggagggaagcaggaagggagggagggagagagatccaATCACTATTggacttgtttatttgttttttgagacagtgtttcctggCTATTctgggactagctctgtagactaggctagccccaaactcaaagagccacctgcctctaccccctgGATTAgaagtatgcgccaccacaccaggctggacctcttttataatgatttttatttgttttttatctcacatgtgtatgagtgtttgtctgaaTGAAATAAGTGGGCTCCATTCGCATGCTCAGTACCTGTGGAGccaaaagggtgtcagatcccctggaactggagttacagatagtttgAGCTGTATGCAGTAGGTGCTTGGCACTgcactcaggtcctttgcaacagcaagtgctcttaattgctaaggtgtctctccagcccctgttgttgGTGGCTCCATGCTGCAGGCCTTGCTTCTCCTCTGTCACGGCAAAGAAGCCGGCTCTATGTCCCATCCAGGGTGAGGCCTGTGCTGTGCCAGAGCACAGATGTGAGGGGACTGGCGCTCACCTGAGGGTGCAGCGCAAATAACCTCAAAAGTTACACCAGTCTGTGGGCCAGGCATCCCATGGAGATGCTGAAGCCCAGCTCCAGGGGCCGCGGGTAGAGATCTCACTCTCCTGGGCTTCCTTTGGTAACTTTTCCCCTCCGAAGCCAATCCAGCTCCTTCCTTGCTGTTGGCCATGGCTAAGGCCTCTCAGCTCAAAGGAAACCTGCACTCAGCTAGGTGCCGTCCAGTCCCTCAGGGGTGTCCACGGCACAGAGGCTTCCTGAGATGAGGGCCATCATAGCAATGCCAGGAGAGTCCTCAGATGCCTAGTTTGTCATTGAAGTGAGAGTCTGGGACCCTTAGGATGGCTCCATTCACCTGGAAATCATAAACATGCTAGTGCTCCTGGGTGACAGGAGAACACATTGGCCACGAGTGTTGCAAAGCAGGTATGAGCCCTGAGGGCAAAGGAAGCATCCTGAGCAAATGTTGGACGAATAGAGTGGGGCacgcctgtggtcccagcactcgggagaccgaggcaggtggatctctgtgagttcaaggtcagcctggtctaccgagtgaaaCCAGGGCAGCCAAcagttcacagagaaaccctgtctagaaaaacaaaaaaacaaaaacaaaacaaaaaacaaaataaaagtggcGGCAGGAGGTGTCAAGAGGTCAAAGTCATCCTTGCCTGCATagccagttctaggccagcctggactacaggaaaCTGTCACAAACAGACAAAGTAAATGTGGAGTAGTGTGGACACAGGCATCTGTGCCCAGGGAGCAAATCCCCTGCCCATTCGTTCCCTCAGACCTGGCCCTGCCTGCAGCCCGAGCAGCTGCCCAAGTTTCTGTGTGCTCCATCCTGTCAAGTTCCTGGTTTGGAACCTCAAAGTGGGCAACCAGCCACGCAGAAGAGAGGCCTCTGCAGCAAGATGGGAGACCAGCCACACTGAGGAGAGGCCTCTGCAGCAAGGTGGGAGACCAGCCATGCCTCTGCAGGAAGGTGGGAGACCAGCCACGACGAGGAGAGGCCTCTGCAGCAAGGTGGCAGCTGTGAAGGCAGCAGGGAGGGAAGTTGGACTGGCAGGGAAAGCTGGACCCAGGTGGGGCAGACTGGGGGAAATGCGGGGGGGCCAGGCCTTCTGTGGAGCCCCCTGCTGTGTCATAAGCACCTCAGTCAGGCGCCTCCTTTGGGTGTTTTTGAGGGCTGCACACTGTGGGGATGGATCTGTGTCATCTCTTTGGGACAAAATGTCCCCATACAGGCTACACTGGCTCAAGGAACAACTTTTGAAATTCCAGGCCTAAGTCTTTCTGGTATCACCATCGTTGCTGGGGCACCCCCTGCCCAAACAGCAATGCCCATGGGTCGCTAAGGGCATGGAGATAAACCGCTCAGGAGATGGTGTCAGGGAACCACATCTGCCCCATTGCATAGTGAAAGCCGATCGCCGGTGATTGGTTAGCACATGCCTCCAACTGGAGAGTGAACGCTCATACCAGGGTCTCCACGCACATTAAAGGAGACAGATGTGGGGACTGCAGACTGGTCCACAGGCCAGCTACCGGCTACTCACACTGCTTCGGTGTTATGGCTTCCAGAGCATGTAGTGCCATGAGCCCTGCAGGTCACACACTAGGCCCATTACTCCTGAGTGGCTACTGAGCCCTCAGCTTCTGGAGAGGGACCTAGAGGCCTGCCACTCCACTCCACAGGCCTGGAATGCACTGCCAAGTACGGTGAGGGTCACACCCATCCTTAGAGGGATCTGAGCCTGCTCTCTCTAAGGTGTGGGAAGGCCCAGGGCTGCCTTTCCCAGGGCCTCTGGTCCTGCTGAGTCAAAGCTTCCAGAGGCACTGGTCAATAGTGCAGTTCCCAGGCTATGTTCTAGGGGTACTGAGTCCTGGGGTGAGGCTACGGACAGCCTTCTGTTTAATGTAAAAATTCTCTCAGAggcagatttttgttgttgttgttgttgttgtttgagacaaggtttctccttgtagtcctggctgtcctggattcactttgtagaccaggctggccttgaactcaaagagatcgcctgcctctgcctccctgagtgctggggttacaggaatgtgccattGCACTCGGCTTCAGAAGCAGTTTAACTTCTAttttttgtacacacacacgGGGGGACGGGGGGGAgaaggactcaggaggcagaggcaggctgatctcttttaagtttgagaccagcttggtctaactagtgaattccaggacaaccagagctacacagtgagaccctgtctctaaacaaacaaataaagatttatataaagacattttatgCTACTCCTGGGTCTGTAGATTGAGTCTGACACAACATTTCTTAGCCTCAATGTGACTGCTTTTGGGCCAGGAAATTCTTCCCTAGGGCAGTTGGGGGATAGGGGCTGGGGcggcgggggggagggaggcgggTCCCATGCATTACAGGTGCACTAGCTCCCTGCGTCCTCAAAACCCAAACTGAAAACTATCTTCAAATAGTGCCCATGTCACCAGCAAGGGTAATACCCAGAAGAGGGGTTTCCTTCTGGAACCTGAAAGACAGTATGAGGTGTGGGTGTCGTGTTCTCCGAGTGACCCCTGATCAGGCTCTGCCAtgcagggctccaggctccttATCACAGTCTACTGCCTCCAGCACCCATGACTACTCACTTCCTGTCACCCCTCAGCAGATCTGCTCTGTTCTTCACTGGTTACGTGGTCCTCACTGGCCAGCCTCTTCACGGGCAGACGTGGGCAGCAGGaccaaggcaggaacccggagccTAGCCCCCAGCAAGCCGTGCAGAGGAAGTGCATagcgcccccccgccccccccacaagCCGTGTGGAGGaagtgcagaggcaggagaatctttggCAGCAAtgggatatttattttttatccttaCTGCAAAGTAAACATGGCCGCGGTAGGGAAGAGCACAGAAGCGAATGAAGAAGCAGGGAAGGTCCTTCACACCCTGCCGCCCAGATGACGATGCTGGCCTGTAGTCACAGCTGATGGTGGGCACGGACACCCAGGCAGGCACGGCCCCTGACGCTACACGGCAGCTGTGCTCAGAGGCAGTGCACTGCCCCCAGGCCGGTCCATGGGACATTGAACTCCAGTCCCCTCCCCTTGCCCTCGCATCAGCTGAGTGACATCAGAACTCGTCCTTTAAGTCAAAGTGGGGCTGGTCCTCGGGCTTGAAGTCCAGGTTGGGGCTACCGTCCTCGTTGAGGATTCTGCGGGCGGTGTAGCCGACAATGGGGTATTTGGCTTTGTACACCTTGCTGAAGACCTCATCCAGGGCTTCCAGCTCCTTGGTTGTGAGGCCCGTCTTGGGGAGGAGAAATGGGAGACAGAGATGATCAACTGAATTTGACCACATTGTGTCTGGCACtgtcctctctctgcccctgccttACCCACCCACCGTAAACTCCAAATGCAAGAGAAAAacatactaaaacaaaacaaaacaaaacaaaaaaatttttttgggaGAGAGCAGGAACACAGGCCTTACCATCACAGGCTCTGTAATTGGGTTTCTTGCGTTTGGAGAAATGGCAGGGGTCAGCACATCCAGAGTACAATGGGTGAGGCTATCCTGAGAAACTGCCTTTGTGCTCAAAGGCCTCTCCTTGCCAGAAAAGCACGAAAAAAAGTTCTAAGGAATGGAAAGTCCTGGGTATTcagagtgtgtgtgcagagggtaagtgaggggtgtgtgtacatggtgtgcgTGCagggtgtgtgtacatggtgtgcgTGCagggtgtgtgtacatggtgtgcgtgcagggtgtgtgtgcagggtgtgtgttcaaggtgtgtgtgcagggtgtgtgAGCAGAGTgtgctctgtgagttcaggctgTAAGTGCAAAGTGTCTTGCAGAGGTAGAGTGCAGCGTGTGTGCACAAGGGTGAGTGCAGGGAAGCATTGGCGTCATCGCTTTTGCTGGTCAGCGGATACAGGAACTCTCGTCCACAGGACACCCAATCTGAGGAGTGGGCAGCACTGCAGCCTGCGCCTACCTCTCTATGCCACTATACTTTTAAGTACCATCTGCTGTAATGTGGACTCTGGAGCGGAATTACTGGGAGGTGATGGAGCCTTTAGGGGGTGGGGCCTAGTGAGAGATCCTTACTTGAGAGGAACTGTGGGACACCGGGCACCTCCTCTTCCATTTTTGCTTCTTGTTCATGAATAATACAGGTTTTTCTCTGCCACATGCTTTAGCCATGCAGTCAGTCATAGATTAAAATCTTGAGATtaaaccttttctcttcagaCATTACTTAGAAGGCCAAAGAaacagcacttactgctcttacagaggactaagtttggttcccagcacctacatggcagctcacatctgcctctgactccggCTTCAGGGCATCTattaccctcttctggcctctaaaggtACTGCATGCCTGTGGTACACATAAACTGATACaggcacacataaattaaaaattttaaagttatttatgtcAGATATTTGTTACATTGATGGAAAACTGACTAAATCCTTCCCCTTAATATCTTTCAATAATGTTGTGGCTTAAAGTTTTTACTTATCATTAGCCAGTCTATGGTAGTACACACCATTAGTCCCagctgttgggaggcagaggcacgcagatctctgagtttgaggccagcctggtctacagagaaagtcctAGGACATTCAGAGCTACActgagaaccaactcctgcctcaaaaaaccaaaccaaaccagaacataCTTATCTCAATTGATTTATACTGATCTGAAGAGTGAatgccagcccactgtgggaactactatataaaaattaattttaaaattacatgtatttatgtgtgtacatgcacggcATGCACATGCTGCATGCATGTacaggtcacaggacaacttgctGAAGTCAGTTCTCACTCTCCATTTGGTCCCAGGGATTGAAACCAGGTTATGAGGTTGGCGGCATCTTTACCAATGATGTCATCTCACCACCGCCACccctcttttgtgtttttgttttgtttttgtttttgagacagagtttctttttgtagccctggctggcctggtacttgctctgtatattaggctagcctcagactcaaagatccacctgcctctgtctccagggtgCTAAGACTAAAGGTATGCTATAGCCACGCCTGGCCATTACCAGCCCCATATCTTAAATGATGTTTTTTAATGCACAGAAGCGTATGCATGCAGAGTTGTTTCTCTCGGTCCATCCACTAAGCTCTGTCAGCCACTGAGAGTGGGACTTAGAGATGGGGTGTGGGTTGGGTGCAGACCACAGGAGTATCAATCTGCTGGGCAGGCTGGGGACAAGCAGAGAGGGCTTCTAAGTTGGGTGACAAGTCCCACACACAGTTTGGACTTAAGTCTGTAGGCATCGAGGAGCCATCAGAGGCTCCTAAGTAAGGGTGACCAGGTAAGATAATGCACGTTAAGAAAGTGGTTGGCCATCATGCCACAAATGCTTATTAATAAGTTGATTAAGAAGTTTTATGGGCTGAGGATCTTGCCCAGTGGCAGAGCGTTTGCCTAGTACATGGGGTCCTAAATtcaaatacaaattaataaaacaacttTGTTTAACCTAAaggcttaaacaaaacaaacaaacaaacaaacacaaaatgaaaagcatctttaatctcagcacctggaggcagagagaatcctgtgagtttgaggccagcctggtctacagagagttccaagccagacAGAGATACATAGGTAACATCCCAACACACAAGAACCAAATCCATATCATGGGAGCACTGCACTTTGACAAAAGCTCATCCGACTTACAGTGTCATGAGTGAGGTCTGCAGGATCCAGCGACATCTTGGCCACTCCTCTGCTGGAGTCCTTCCCGGTCAAGGCATTGTAGGGGGCTCCTCGTCCATAAAACTCTACAGCGGAGAGTGGGGACAAAGGGCGTGGGTAAGCAAGGAGAGCAGCCAGGAGCTTGCAGTTCTCAGAAAAGGTGTAGTTCTGAGGAGGAACACAGCGGGGGATTATAAGGTCAGGGGCTAGCCTGCACCTGCCTcaaaatatgtactttaaaaaggGGAGGAAGGCTAGGCAGGTGTCTCATCAATCCATAAAGTCTTGGGTTTAATCTTCTGGTTTGTGTCTGCCTATCTGTCGGGTGTATGGATAtttgtggtatatgtgtatgtggcatgtgtgtgttctatgtatgtatgtatgtatgtatgtattaatgcatgcatgtatgtatgaatgtatgcatgtatgtgtgtatgcagatgtATAGACAACATAGACAAGAAAAGCCTCTGGCCTCAGATGTCTCAGGAAGCCAAGTCTCCTTCTATGTGGACTTACAGGAGGAGTCACAAAAATCTACAGTCAGGGAGACTGTTAACTGGTATTGAAATGTTGTGTCACCTTCCACAGCAGCATCTCTTAGCTAAGGGACACTTCTCTGGCTTCTACCAGATTGTTCATGGGGTTTGAACGGAATTCACAGCCCTTCAAATAGGAACACCACACTACTAGGAAATACTGAGTAGATAAGATGTATTTGGGTAAAACACGGACAGGGACTAGGTCCCTCAGGGCCTcccagagggaagggaaaggcctTGCCTGACATGGCCCCCTTGGCCGCATTCCTCCAGGCCTCTGCTGTGGCCCTGAGTTCCCAGAAATAAGGAGCCACTTACCCTTTCCAGAGGAGACGTCAAACACCACTCCCTTCACTGCCAAGTAGATGGGCTGATCCTCCTGGAAAGGAGGGGAGACAGGTGAGGAGCAGGGGACTCTGGGTCTCCCCTCCCAGGTGGTACTGCCACAGCTGGGCGAGATATGGAGGTGAGTCTCAAGGCCTGACCCTGGCAGGTCACCACCTCCCAGGCAATCCCAGACTCATCCACCACAACTCAGAAAGTCATGAAGtgcctgagggggtgggggtggggggtacatGGAAATCTTCCTGAAAACCAGGAGCTGAAACAGACAagtgagccaggcctggtggggcactctgtaatctcagcatttggggaagtggaggcaggaggaccaaagaGTCAAGGTTATTCTCAGCTCCTTaccaagtctgaggctagcctagactacgtgagactctatctccaaaacaaataaaatacaaatcaaaagaaCACAAAATGCTTGGTGATTTCTGTCAGCACTGCCCTGTTACCAGCAGACACACATGGGACTAACTAAGCATGCCAGtgatacagttttgttttgtttcttaaaaagaaatatttctttggcctggagagatggctccgtggataGGAGTGCtggttcttccagagaacctgggttctacttcc
It includes:
- the Nenf gene encoding neudesin, which gives rise to MAHPAPWWRLRPALLALALILALAPMPTARAGQTPRPAERGPPVRLFTEEELARYSGEEEDQPIYLAVKGVVFDVSSGKEFYGRGAPYNALTGKDSSRGVAKMSLDPADLTHDTTGLTTKELEALDEVFSKVYKAKYPIVGYTARRILNEDGSPNLDFKPEDQPHFDLKDEF